GCGTAGGCGATCTGGCCGCCGCCACCAGCGTGATCAAAACCCAGCCCCTCCGCCGCCAGGACCCGTTCAAGGTAAAGCACGAAGACGAATACCAATTGGTTTACCCAGAGGTAGCCGCCCTCACTGACCGCGACATGGCCCTCATCAGAAAACTGTTGTTCAAAGCCGTCACCCACAAAAACGAAACTTTGCTGACCCGCATCTCAGAACGCGTGCAGGAAGTCATGGGCGTCACTCCCACCACCACCCACCGTGATTTCCTGAAGACTGTTATCAAAGACTTCCACCATTTGACCGCCGGCGTAGAGGCGTAAATTTCCGTTTTGGGGCTCATTTTGGGAAATGAGGGCAAAAACGGGAAATAAGTTAAAAGAAAACCCAAAAACGCTGGCCAAATAAATGATTCACCAACATGGGAAAGCTCTTCTATTTATTCCTTTTCTCCTCCTTCCTCGCTTTGCCAGCAATGGCACAGAAAAAATGGGAAAAGAAAGAAAAAGAAATCTCTGAACTTCATTATAAGTATCAGAAGATAACAGCAGAGGAAGCTTATGAGAAGAAGCGGAAAGAGGCAGGAAATTTAGGTGTTGACAGAGAGCTTTGGGTTGTAAGCCAAGATGCGATAGAATCAAGCCTACAGGATCAAAATAGTAACAAACCGAAGGAGTATGGCCTTGCTCTACATATTCCAGATAATTGGCTTGTGGCCATGCCTAATGGAAACAGATTCACTAAAATAAAGCTGCTTAACCTCTCTGACAGTGTAGTTCAAATTCCTAGGGCTGATGCTACAATCCGTGATTTTAAAGATTACCTGAAAATCAATGGCAAGTGGGTAGAGCTACAGAAAAAGCGCAACACGGGTGTTGAATGCGGCAATAGCCTTTTCAATTCAGCATTAAAGAATGGGCATTCTTATGAACTGCACGCTGACAGCCTCAATGAACCCAAGGGTACTGAAAAGATGCAATATAAAATGTCTATTACCGTCAATGGCGAAGAGACAGAGTCCAATGAAATCACCATTAAGATGTTCAAAAATCAGGTGACCCGGCTTAAAGAGGAAAGTAGAAATAACTAACTGCTCCTGAATCAGCAACCCTTACCAACCAGAAATCCCAGCCACAAACTGCTTGTGGCGGGGATTTCTGTTTTCCGTTTTCGGGCTCATTTTCAGAAACGAGGCCGAAAACGGGATTACTACTCTGGGCTGTTCACCAACTGGAAAGACTCAAAGCTGGCAGAACCAGTGGCCGGACCTTTCACCACCAAACCTACGCGCACGCCGCGGTCCCAGGGCGGCAAGAACGCGCCACTCACGGCTTGGCCGTTGTTGAGGGTTGTCCAAATTGAGCTATTGGCGCTGTAGGCAAATTGCAGTTGATCTCCTTTGGTGGTGGTCAGGCGCAGGTGCAGATTTTCCTGGCTGGGCAGGCTAGCGCGCGAAATAATCTCGGTTTTATTGTCTTTGGTGGACCACAGCACCACTTCGCCGTTGAGCAGAGACACGCCTACCGCGTGGTTAGGATCACCTACCGCCGCCAATCCGGCTGATACGCCCGAAGGTACTTGGTTGGGCGACAACACGGTGGTGGCCGTGTAGTTTCCGCCTACGGTACGGCGGGTTAAGGCGCTGCCAATGCCGGCGGGCGCCGCCTGCAACGTCAATTTTCCGCCCTGCACCTTGGTGAACGGCGGCTGCGTCACAAACCACTGCCAGTCCTGGTGCAAGGTGGTGCTGGTGAATTCGTCCTGTATATTCAAGCTCTCTGGCGCATTGGTTTTGTGCGGGGCAGTGGCGGTCAAGATGGGTGAGTTGGTTTTAAAGGTAGGCCAGCCATCGGTGCCCCACAAAATCTCGTCTAGCAAACCTTGGCGGCCGGGGTAAACGGTGATATTGGCGCTGTAGGCGTGGTACAGGAAATAATCTTGCCCAGCTTCTGTGGTCACCACCGTGCCGTGGCCGGGGCAAGTCCAGCTTTCGTTTTTCTTCATGATGGGGTTGCCGGCAAATTTCTCCCATGGCCCGCGCAGGTTTTTGGCGCGCGCCACGCCTACGCCGTAGGTACACTGGCGGCCGCAGCAGGCGTCACCTGCGTAGAACATATAGAAATAGCCATTGCGGTTCACCAGCGCCGAGCCTTCCACCAAGCCGCCTTCCCAGGTGCCTTTGTCGTTCCGGAACAATTCAAATTTCTCACCGGTAAGGGCGGTGCGTTCCTCGTTCATGCGCTGGCCCCAGAGCGGGGTAGGCAAGCCTTTGCTGTTGCCGTCTTCCTTCCAGATTAAGTACAAGTCGCCTTTTTCGTCTCTGATGGGGAAACCGTCAATAGAACCTACTTCCTGACAGACCAAGGGACCATGATCGGTGTACGGACCGGTTGCTTTAGAAGAACTGGCGACGCCCACGCACAGGTTTCCGCCTTTTTTCTTGGCGGTGTAATAGATGTAGTAGCGGCCTTTTTCATACGAGATTTCAGGCGCCCAGAAATGTGCCTCGGCCCAGGCCGGAGGCTCTTTCGGGAACACATGGCCCACCGTTTCCCAGTCCACCAGGTTTTTGGAATGCAGAATAGGGTACAGCGGCGCCCACTCAGAAGACGTGGCTGTGGCCCAGTAATCTGACCCTACGCGCACCACCGACGGGTCTGCGTAATCGCCGGGCAACACGGGGTTGGTATAGGTAACCGTTAGGGTTGACGAAGTAGCACTAGTTTCTGTGTTAGTACCCGCCGGCTGCTTCACGCTGCAACCAGAAACCCACAGCCCCAACAGCGCCGCAGAAATGGATAGGAACTTATTTTTCATAGAACGAATATTCATGTGTTGACAAGAAGATCTGAGTGTTAAAAAGCATAAAACACCATCCGTTTTTGTCATCCTGCAAGGATCTTGGTGGCAAACTGCAGCAGCGTTTTATACCTGCTTTTCTAGCTTGTCCACAAGGTCCTTTCAGGATGACAAAGTAGCGTAAAGAGAGAATTATCTTGCTTACTTCTGCACAGAGAATTTGTAGCTGCTGCTGGTTTTGTAGGTTTCGCCGGGCTTCAGCACTGTGCTCGG
This region of Rufibacter sp. LB8 genomic DNA includes:
- a CDS encoding family 43 glycosylhydrolase, coding for MKNKFLSISAALLGLWVSGCSVKQPAGTNTETSATSSTLTVTYTNPVLPGDYADPSVVRVGSDYWATATSSEWAPLYPILHSKNLVDWETVGHVFPKEPPAWAEAHFWAPEISYEKGRYYIYYTAKKKGGNLCVGVASSSKATGPYTDHGPLVCQEVGSIDGFPIRDEKGDLYLIWKEDGNSKGLPTPLWGQRMNEERTALTGEKFELFRNDKGTWEGGLVEGSALVNRNGYFYMFYAGDACCGRQCTYGVGVARAKNLRGPWEKFAGNPIMKKNESWTCPGHGTVVTTEAGQDYFLYHAYSANITVYPGRQGLLDEILWGTDGWPTFKTNSPILTATAPHKTNAPESLNIQDEFTSTTLHQDWQWFVTQPPFTKVQGGKLTLQAAPAGIGSALTRRTVGGNYTATTVLSPNQVPSGVSAGLAAVGDPNHAVGVSLLNGEVVLWSTKDNKTEIISRASLPSQENLHLRLTTTKGDQLQFAYSANSSIWTTLNNGQAVSGAFLPPWDRGVRVGLVVKGPATGSASFESFQLVNSPE